In Pedobacter sp. WC2423, the following are encoded in one genomic region:
- a CDS encoding PepSY-associated TM helix domain-containing protein: protein MVSGTKQNPQKKKKTDSLFTRINKWLHLWLGLVSGVIVLIVCITACIWVFNEEITALLEPETKVEKQDKAVLTPTQLTTIAKGLYPKLTASYATYQQGRVITLVLKDPKSKERRSGGVTLKINPYTGKVVSVVERKKGEADFFRFILNGHRFLWMPYKIGRPIVNYGTLVFVVLLITGLIWWYPKKWNKSTRDKSFKIKWGASFKRVNLDLHNVLGFYALIFLLVIALTGMVYGIQWYSEGLYWVTTGEKLTEFKRLESDSLQANKFYTPEKAMDLAWQKVAAKHPESIGFYYSFPDISEVKSAINIIVYPSAGQFYNNVGYTFDQHTLKELKSDDIYSSSYADAGVGGKIRKMNYDIHVGSILGFPGKVLAFLASLIGASLPITGFLIWYGRKFKKKGTKSTKSAQSASVKEIKPLKISKPELQETI, encoded by the coding sequence ATGGTTAGCGGAACTAAGCAAAACCCTCAAAAAAAGAAAAAAACGGATTCACTCTTTACAAGGATCAATAAATGGCTGCACCTTTGGTTGGGTCTTGTTTCCGGAGTTATCGTTTTAATTGTTTGTATTACGGCCTGTATCTGGGTATTCAATGAAGAGATCACCGCGCTGCTTGAGCCAGAAACTAAGGTAGAAAAACAAGATAAGGCCGTGTTGACCCCCACTCAGCTGACAACCATTGCTAAAGGCTTGTACCCGAAGCTGACTGCTTCTTACGCAACCTATCAGCAAGGGCGCGTCATCACACTCGTGCTGAAAGATCCAAAATCTAAAGAACGCAGAAGTGGCGGAGTGACCTTAAAGATCAACCCCTATACAGGAAAAGTAGTTAGTGTGGTAGAACGTAAAAAAGGAGAAGCTGACTTTTTCAGGTTTATATTAAATGGACACCGCTTTCTATGGATGCCTTATAAAATCGGAAGACCTATTGTAAACTATGGTACATTGGTATTTGTAGTACTGCTGATTACCGGGCTGATTTGGTGGTATCCTAAAAAATGGAACAAATCTACGCGCGATAAAAGCTTTAAAATTAAATGGGGGGCCTCTTTTAAAAGAGTGAACCTTGACCTTCATAATGTACTGGGATTTTATGCTCTGATCTTCCTGCTGGTTATCGCACTGACAGGTATGGTTTATGGTATTCAATGGTACAGCGAAGGTTTATACTGGGTTACTACAGGAGAAAAACTAACTGAATTCAAAAGATTGGAATCTGATTCCTTACAGGCAAACAAATTTTACACCCCTGAAAAGGCGATGGATTTAGCATGGCAGAAAGTTGCGGCCAAACATCCGGAATCAATTGGATTCTATTATAGTTTTCCAGATATTTCTGAGGTAAAATCTGCTATAAATATTATAGTATACCCCAGTGCAGGTCAGTTTTATAACAACGTAGGCTATACCTTTGACCAGCACACCTTAAAAGAGCTGAAATCTGATGATATCTATTCCTCTTCTTATGCAGATGCCGGAGTGGGCGGTAAAATCCGTAAAATGAATTACGATATTCATGTTGGTAGTATTCTTGGCTTTCCTGGTAAAGTACTGGCGTTTCTGGCTTCCTTAATTGGTGCCTCCCTCCCAATCACTGGCTTTCTGATCTGGTATGGCCGCAAATTCAAGAAAAAGGGGACTAAAAGCACTAAATCTGCGCAATCAGCATCAGTTAAAGAAATTAAACCACTTAAAATATCAAAGCCTGAATTACAGGAAACAATTTAA
- a CDS encoding helix-turn-helix transcriptional regulator, which produces MVEIYIKQGDELLIGSISISKRAHVSVHKATVKSIDSGTLLFLPDTTFDTNFTAVLPVELSGHQLYKIGYDIQKVLNELTSRSSGKYANFYTKLKICEIIVMVIEAQEEAAPVYKWSKKDIASFEMVSKVISQNLSKNISIAGLAERAGMNRTKLQAGFKEIMGQTINSYASELKMQKAKALLVNKPGYSLKQIAAIVGYSCGNHFSAAFKKKFNFSPSSLKNTANLMFSIYIWDFMLL; this is translated from the coding sequence ATGGTAGAAATATATATTAAACAAGGGGATGAGCTATTGATCGGGTCAATCAGTATCAGTAAACGAGCACATGTTTCTGTGCATAAAGCAACAGTAAAATCAATAGATTCAGGAACTTTATTGTTTCTTCCGGATACTACTTTTGATACGAATTTTACTGCTGTTTTACCTGTGGAACTTTCTGGTCATCAGTTGTATAAAATTGGATATGACATTCAGAAAGTTTTGAATGAGCTGACCAGCCGCAGTTCGGGTAAGTATGCTAATTTTTATACAAAGCTTAAAATCTGCGAGATTATTGTAATGGTTATTGAAGCGCAGGAGGAGGCTGCCCCTGTATACAAGTGGAGTAAAAAGGATATTGCCAGTTTTGAAATGGTTTCCAAAGTAATCAGCCAGAACCTTTCAAAAAATATTTCTATTGCGGGGCTGGCTGAAAGGGCAGGGATGAACCGTACCAAACTTCAGGCTGGTTTTAAAGAGATCATGGGACAAACCATTAATAGTTATGCTTCTGAGCTTAAAATGCAAAAAGCGAAAGCATTATTGGTTAATAAACCCGGGTATAGTCTGAAACAGATTGCAGCTATAGTAGGGTATAGTTGTGGCAATCACTTTTCTGCTGCTTTTAAGAAAAAATTCAATTTCTCTCCCTCTTCTTTAAAGAATACAGCAAATCTGATGTTCTCCATATATATATGGGATTTTATGTTGCTTTAA
- a CDS encoding Rpn family recombination-promoting nuclease/putative transposase, producing the protein MSAITNKYIDPLSDFGFKHLFGGEPNKEVMIDFLNALFEGEKHITGIVYNPTELAGDEKEHQKVFFDLLCTGDNGEQFLVEMQRAAHDNFEDRCNFYLSRLIQQQKLTGRGNWRVKLKEVFLIAILDFKMKNCLSDHYLQSISLVNTDTGKIFHNGLGFKFLELPKFEKKEDELESQLDKWVYMLKHMHSLDQIPKYLDKRIFQKIFKIAEMKRLSPEEQLFYIALSQQEEDDIGLFECRIEKATEKAEEKGMEKGMKKGMEKGMEKGMEKGKYETALAIARKMKEENFDKEKIAGFTALSIEEIESL; encoded by the coding sequence ATGTCAGCTATAACAAATAAGTACATTGATCCATTATCAGATTTTGGATTTAAACATCTTTTTGGCGGAGAGCCTAATAAAGAGGTCATGATTGACTTTTTAAACGCACTGTTTGAGGGAGAAAAGCACATTACCGGGATTGTATATAATCCAACTGAACTAGCTGGTGACGAGAAAGAACATCAAAAGGTTTTCTTCGACTTGTTGTGTACGGGAGACAATGGGGAGCAATTTCTCGTGGAGATGCAGCGGGCAGCGCATGATAATTTTGAGGACCGCTGCAATTTTTACCTGAGCCGGCTGATCCAGCAGCAGAAGTTAACGGGCAGAGGGAACTGGAGAGTTAAACTGAAAGAGGTTTTCCTGATTGCAATCCTTGATTTTAAGATGAAAAATTGCCTGAGTGACCATTATTTACAAAGTATTTCGCTGGTGAATACGGATACAGGTAAAATATTCCACAATGGACTGGGATTTAAGTTTTTGGAACTGCCTAAATTTGAGAAGAAAGAAGATGAACTGGAGAGTCAGCTGGATAAATGGGTTTATATGCTTAAACACATGCACAGTCTGGATCAGATTCCTAAGTATCTGGATAAACGTATTTTTCAAAAAATATTTAAAATCGCTGAAATGAAGAGATTATCACCAGAAGAACAACTTTTTTACATAGCTCTTTCACAGCAGGAAGAAGACGATATAGGTCTGTTTGAATGTAGAATAGAAAAAGCAACAGAAAAAGCAGAAGAAAAAGGAATGGAAAAAGGAATGAAAAAAGGAATGGAAAAAGGAATGGAAAAGGGAATGGAAAAAGGTAAATATGAAACTGCACTGGCTATCGCAAGAAAAATGAAGGAAGAGAATTTTGATAAGGAGAAAATTGCGGGATTTACTGCACTCTCCATTGAAGAAATAGAAAGCCTTTAA
- a CDS encoding DUF4198 domain-containing protein → MKKLTFLTLSILCCLITSKISAHALWIETGNTGKIGQPQTVKVYYGEYVANERENVSKWYSDVKDFTLWLVGPDQQRTQLKLTADSNSFTSSFTPDKNGAYNLEVSHEARELGGTTKYHFLASTHVNVGKTSTVAANTNVLNLKPDNSAPVKVNQTIKLTASLNKEAAKAKTVTIFSPSGWSKETKTDENGHVQFTPVWPGRYVIEVAEFQKVKGEHQGKAYEAIWQGATYSFEVK, encoded by the coding sequence ATGAAGAAACTAACTTTTTTAACCCTGAGCATTTTATGCTGCTTAATCACCAGCAAAATTTCAGCACATGCACTTTGGATAGAAACCGGTAATACCGGAAAAATCGGTCAGCCGCAAACTGTAAAAGTCTATTATGGTGAATATGTAGCTAACGAAAGAGAAAATGTATCCAAATGGTACTCTGATGTAAAAGACTTCACCTTATGGCTTGTAGGCCCCGATCAGCAAAGAACTCAGCTGAAGCTTACTGCTGACAGTAATTCATTTACAAGCAGCTTTACACCTGATAAAAATGGCGCATACAATTTAGAAGTCAGCCATGAAGCAAGAGAACTTGGTGGTACCACTAAATATCACTTTCTGGCAAGTACCCATGTTAATGTTGGAAAAACCAGTACAGTTGCGGCAAACACCAATGTACTGAATTTAAAACCTGATAACAGTGCGCCAGTAAAAGTGAATCAAACTATTAAATTAACCGCATCTTTAAACAAAGAAGCCGCAAAAGCTAAAACAGTTACGATTTTCTCTCCTTCCGGATGGTCTAAAGAAACTAAAACTGATGAAAATGGTCACGTTCAGTTCACGCCGGTCTGGCCAGGAAGATATGTGATCGAAGTAGCCGAATTCCAAAAAGTAAAAGGCGAGCATCAGGGTAAAGCATATGAAGCGATCTGGCAAGGTGCGACTTACAGCTTTGAAGTAAAATAA
- a CDS encoding AIR synthase-related protein: MSDNRYNQRGVSASKEDVHQAIKNIDKGIFPQAFCKIIPDILGNDDAFCNIMHADGAGTKSSLAYVYWKETGDISVWKGIAQDAIIMNLDDLICVGATDHILLSSTIGRNKNLITGEVIAAIINGTEEILAELREMGISIYSTGGETADVGDLVRTIIVDSTVTCRIRRDEVISNHHIQNGDVIVGLSSSGQSTYETEYNGGMGSNGLTSARHDVFDKSVADSYPESFDPAVPYDLVFSGGKKLTDKIRIDENTELTIGKLVLSPTRTYAPVIKKVLEKHRNQIHGLVHCSGGAQTKVLHFINDNIHVIKDNLFPVPPLFELIQEQSGTAWKEMYKVFNMGHRMEIYVPQEIADDIIAISKSFNIDAQIIGRVEESAHKQVTIKSEKGQFNYE, encoded by the coding sequence ATGAGTGATAACAGGTATAACCAGCGTGGCGTTTCGGCTTCGAAAGAAGATGTGCATCAAGCCATCAAAAACATAGATAAGGGCATTTTCCCACAAGCATTTTGTAAAATCATACCTGATATATTAGGTAATGACGATGCTTTCTGTAATATTATGCACGCTGATGGTGCAGGTACTAAATCCTCTTTAGCTTACGTATACTGGAAAGAAACCGGTGATATTTCTGTATGGAAAGGCATTGCACAAGATGCGATCATTATGAACCTTGATGATTTAATCTGTGTAGGTGCTACAGATCATATTTTACTCTCCTCAACAATTGGCAGAAATAAAAACCTGATTACAGGAGAAGTTATCGCTGCTATTATCAATGGAACAGAAGAAATTCTTGCCGAACTCAGAGAAATGGGTATTTCCATTTATTCTACAGGTGGTGAAACTGCCGACGTAGGGGATCTGGTACGTACCATTATTGTAGATTCCACTGTGACCTGCCGCATCAGGCGCGATGAAGTGATCAGTAATCACCATATCCAGAATGGAGATGTTATTGTTGGCCTGTCCTCTTCAGGTCAGTCAACCTATGAAACCGAATATAACGGTGGTATGGGCTCTAATGGTTTAACCTCTGCGCGTCACGATGTATTTGATAAATCAGTAGCAGACAGTTATCCTGAAAGCTTTGATCCTGCAGTACCTTACGACCTGGTTTTCTCAGGTGGTAAAAAGCTAACCGATAAAATCCGTATTGATGAAAACACAGAGCTCACTATTGGAAAACTAGTACTCTCTCCTACCCGTACCTACGCACCGGTTATCAAAAAAGTATTAGAAAAACACAGAAACCAGATCCACGGATTAGTACATTGCAGCGGTGGTGCACAAACTAAAGTCCTTCATTTTATCAATGATAATATCCATGTAATTAAAGATAACCTGTTCCCTGTTCCTCCACTTTTTGAATTGATTCAGGAACAATCAGGAACAGCCTGGAAAGAAATGTACAAAGTATTTAATATGGGTCACCGTATGGAAATATATGTACCACAGGAAATTGCCGATGATATTATAGCTATCTCTAAAAGCTTTAACATCGATGCACAAATTATTGGTCGTGTAGAAGAATCTGCGCATAAACAAGTAACGATTAAAAGTGAAAAAGGGCAATTCAATTACGAATAA
- a CDS encoding TonB-dependent receptor translates to MQIFTRQPFVFFILLLLTFNCFTVIAQQKSSFEGIVTDIKGQPLEGAGITATEVNKSSITNSIGEFSFRDLPAGTYKIRIRHIGYTEQTIKISLPLTNHKKLQFTLQADENNLSEVAVIGRTANQEANRQAFNVTSIDAKKLHNSTLDISHALDRVSGVRVREAGGVGSRMEFSLNGFSGRQVKFFLDGVPMDNFGSSFQINNIPINLAQRVEVYKGVVPVWLGSDALGGAINIVTANDMKSYADVSYSYGSFNTHKTSINTGYTTASGFKFQLNAFQNYSDNNYTVTTDVAAFSGKYFRNQKVKRFHDTYHNETIIASAGVVNKSYADQLMFGVTLGQNYAEIQTGARMVSVFGDWHRKGNIVMPNVLYTKKNLFVDGLDLRINGNFNLGQEQNIDTVYRRYNWFQEYKQYEGPGSERERSLYKFRNNNGMGAVNLTYTLSDQHSFALNNVFNSFNRKGSDELFPESDKYEQPRKNTKNVLGFGYKYSASERWNTSVFTKYFSQQNKYSVSYNPSGNWGDVAYQDQKNSFNKLGYGIASTYFLKPTLQLKASYEKSYRLPENDELFGDLLNLDGNIGLKPEYSHNYNLGLGYQAQLNQLHKFSFDGSVLYRNAKDFIRPMLNQNQTKQVMSNVADVTNLGVEGEIRYSFKNLFTTGINMTYQNLRNNTKYEQGQTMESPLYKDRIPNMPYLFGNADASLFFNHVGKKDNTLTLGYNVLYVHAYYLSWPSQGTSETKYDIPRQWMQDVNVVYTLGNGKYNIALECKNLTNNRVYDNFSLQKPGRAFYAKVRYFISNNR, encoded by the coding sequence ATGCAAATTTTTACCAGACAACCTTTTGTCTTTTTTATTTTGCTCTTACTTACTTTCAACTGTTTTACTGTAATCGCACAACAAAAAAGCAGCTTTGAAGGAATAGTAACAGACATTAAAGGCCAGCCACTTGAAGGTGCCGGAATTACAGCAACCGAGGTTAACAAATCATCAATAACCAATTCAATCGGAGAATTCAGCTTCAGAGATCTTCCGGCAGGCACCTACAAAATACGGATCAGACACATTGGTTATACAGAACAGACTATTAAAATCAGTCTTCCATTAACTAACCATAAAAAATTACAGTTTACTTTACAAGCAGACGAGAATAACCTTTCAGAAGTTGCTGTAATTGGCCGTACAGCAAATCAGGAAGCAAACAGACAAGCATTTAATGTAACCTCTATAGATGCTAAAAAATTACACAACTCTACCCTTGATATTTCTCATGCTTTGGATAGGGTTTCAGGCGTAAGAGTACGTGAAGCCGGCGGTGTTGGTTCCAGGATGGAATTTTCTCTAAATGGTTTCTCCGGCAGACAGGTGAAGTTTTTTCTGGATGGTGTACCGATGGATAATTTCGGTTCTTCCTTCCAGATTAACAATATCCCGATTAATCTTGCACAGCGCGTAGAAGTATATAAAGGTGTAGTACCAGTTTGGCTGGGCTCGGACGCATTAGGCGGAGCAATTAATATTGTTACTGCCAATGATATGAAAAGTTATGCAGATGTATCTTATTCTTATGGCTCTTTTAACACCCACAAAACCTCTATAAATACAGGATATACTACTGCTTCAGGCTTTAAATTCCAGCTTAATGCTTTTCAGAACTATTCTGACAATAATTACACAGTAACAACCGATGTTGCTGCTTTTTCAGGAAAGTATTTCAGGAATCAGAAAGTAAAAAGATTCCATGATACTTATCACAATGAAACCATTATTGCCAGTGCAGGTGTAGTTAATAAATCTTATGCCGATCAATTAATGTTTGGAGTTACACTAGGCCAGAATTATGCAGAGATTCAAACCGGAGCACGTATGGTCAGCGTTTTTGGTGACTGGCACAGAAAAGGCAATATCGTAATGCCTAATGTTTTGTATACCAAGAAAAACCTGTTTGTTGATGGACTTGACCTGAGAATCAATGGAAATTTCAATCTTGGACAAGAACAAAATATTGATACCGTATACCGCCGCTATAACTGGTTCCAGGAATACAAGCAATATGAAGGCCCTGGAAGTGAGCGTGAACGTTCCTTATACAAATTCAGAAATAACAATGGTATGGGGGCTGTAAACCTTACTTATACGCTTAGCGATCAGCACTCATTTGCACTAAACAATGTCTTTAATTCATTCAATAGAAAAGGTTCTGACGAGCTTTTTCCGGAAAGTGATAAATACGAGCAACCGCGTAAAAACACAAAAAATGTCTTAGGTTTTGGTTATAAATACAGTGCATCAGAAAGATGGAACACCTCAGTTTTTACCAAATATTTCTCTCAGCAAAACAAATATTCTGTGAGTTATAACCCAAGCGGTAACTGGGGCGATGTAGCCTATCAGGATCAAAAGAACAGCTTCAATAAGCTGGGCTATGGTATTGCATCAACTTATTTTCTTAAACCAACTCTTCAACTTAAAGCTTCTTATGAGAAAAGTTACAGGCTGCCGGAAAATGATGAACTTTTTGGCGATTTGCTGAATTTAGATGGAAATATCGGACTGAAACCAGAGTACAGTCATAATTATAACCTCGGATTAGGTTATCAGGCACAGCTCAATCAGCTACATAAATTTAGTTTTGACGGAAGCGTATTATACAGAAATGCCAAAGACTTTATTCGTCCTATGTTAAATCAAAATCAGACCAAGCAAGTGATGAGTAATGTAGCAGATGTAACTAATCTTGGCGTAGAGGGAGAAATCAGGTACTCTTTCAAAAACCTGTTTACTACCGGTATTAACATGACTTATCAAAATTTGCGTAACAATACTAAATATGAACAGGGACAAACTATGGAAAGTCCTTTATATAAAGACAGAATTCCAAATATGCCTTACTTATTTGGTAATGCTGATGCTTCGCTCTTCTTTAATCATGTAGGTAAAAAAGATAATACCCTGACCTTGGGTTATAATGTTTTATACGTTCACGCTTATTATTTATCATGGCCAAGCCAGGGTACTTCTGAGACAAAATACGATATTCCAAGACAGTGGATGCAAGATGTAAACGTTGTATACACCCTTGGAAATGGTAAATACAATATTGCCTTAGAATGTAAAAACCTGACTAATAACAGAGTGTACGATAACTTCTCCCTTCAAAAGCCAGGAAGAGCATTTTATGCCAAAGTGAGATATTTTATCAGTAACAACAGATAA
- a CDS encoding DUF4374 domain-containing protein, producing the protein MKHKNILQLIALGMVSLLTACDPPLDFSEVKDTDTELTGATKYVIAATPIGTTGIADYLLTANNLEEGMITTKGNGIEQDGSYRYYISHKNRFFSLLYGQGNPGAVTSYRLDGNGKLTKLTNFQSETVHVSAAVKDDVFLVKVPRSGNEFASMFRVDARQYQIVGEQQVNIVKLAGNGERAHFNGATQVGDKVFLPYMSIKGAAPDVFGTAYPDSTWVAVFSYPELKLEKIIRDNRTSFIGAYFNNGLVEIENGDAYAFSGASATRNSQPVSKNPSAVVRINKGTTEFDKTYFFNVQEQSGGHHISSQTYIGKGIFILQLYTNPNTTTGPVGKFAIADVVNKTFKWVTGIPADITKTTTTNYSPKDGVKGYIGITTASEGSYVYIFDANLAVARRGLKVEGGTITAISALSY; encoded by the coding sequence ATGAAACACAAGAATATACTTCAACTCATAGCATTGGGTATGGTGAGTCTTTTAACAGCCTGCGATCCGCCACTCGATTTTTCAGAAGTAAAAGATACCGATACAGAATTAACAGGTGCCACAAAATATGTCATCGCTGCAACGCCAATCGGCACTACAGGCATTGCTGATTATCTGTTGACAGCAAATAACCTTGAAGAAGGTATGATTACTACCAAAGGTAATGGAATTGAACAAGATGGATCTTACAGATATTACATCTCGCATAAAAACAGATTTTTCAGCTTATTGTATGGACAGGGAAATCCTGGTGCAGTAACCAGTTACCGTTTGGATGGCAATGGCAAATTAACTAAACTCACTAACTTTCAAAGTGAGACCGTACACGTTTCCGCAGCTGTGAAAGACGATGTGTTTTTGGTTAAAGTACCCAGATCAGGAAATGAATTTGCCAGTATGTTCCGTGTTGATGCCCGCCAGTACCAGATTGTTGGCGAACAACAAGTGAATATAGTTAAACTTGCCGGAAACGGGGAGCGTGCACATTTTAACGGAGCAACACAAGTGGGTGATAAAGTATTTTTACCTTATATGAGTATCAAAGGAGCTGCACCCGATGTATTTGGAACCGCCTATCCCGATAGTACCTGGGTAGCAGTATTTTCTTATCCTGAACTTAAACTCGAAAAAATCATCAGGGACAACCGTACCAGTTTTATAGGCGCTTATTTCAATAATGGCCTGGTTGAAATCGAAAATGGAGATGCTTATGCATTTTCAGGAGCCTCAGCGACCAGAAATAGTCAGCCAGTATCTAAGAACCCATCAGCTGTTGTACGTATCAATAAAGGAACAACAGAATTTGACAAGACTTATTTTTTCAATGTGCAGGAACAATCCGGAGGTCATCACATTTCTTCTCAGACTTATATTGGCAAAGGTATATTCATCTTACAACTCTATACCAATCCGAATACGACAACCGGGCCTGTTGGAAAATTTGCTATAGCAGATGTAGTTAACAAAACTTTTAAGTGGGTAACAGGTATTCCTGCTGATATCACTAAAACAACGACTACAAATTACTCTCCTAAAGATGGAGTAAAAGGATACATAGGAATTACTACCGCCAGCGAAGGAAGTTATGTCTACATTTTTGATGCGAATCTTGCTGTTGCCAGACGGGGATTAAAAGTAGAAGGCGGAACGATTACAGCTATAAGCGCATTAAGCTATTAA
- a CDS encoding glutamine synthetase III — protein MKSLRTNALKEAQTRVSPEVKAPSTKISEFFGSNVFDKKKMKDFLSKEVYEKLISAIDQGELINQDDANQIATAMKHWAMSKGVTHYTHWFQPLTGSTAEKHDSFFEPTIDGPVEKFAGSALVQQEPDASSFPNGGIRNTFEARGYTAWDPSSPAFIMESKAGKTLCIPTVFVAYTGEALDYKAPLLKALNALDKAAVDVCQYFDKGIDKVTASLGIEQEYFLVDLALFNARPDLALTGRTLFGHMSAKGQQLDDHYFGSIPERVFTFMVDFENEAFKLGIPLKTRHNEVAPLQFECAPLYEEINLAIDHNQLLMDLMEKVARRHNFKVLLHEKPYAGINGSGKHNNWSLITNTGKNLLAPGKTPKNNLMFLAFFVNTIKAVHEHADLLRASIASVSNDHRLGANEAPPAIISIFLGQQLNEVLDEIEHSRISKKIKEDNALWLGIPKIPQILLDNTDRNRTSPFAFTGNKFELRAVGSSANSSAPMTVLNSIMADQLVKFKVEVDKLIKKGEKKDIALLTVIKKYIKESKDIRFEGNGYSQDWEDEAAKRGLANIKTTPLALDAYISEKSTELFERANIFTKRELHARHDILLESYYKKLQIEARVMGEVANTLIIPACISYQNTLLENAKSIKELGLPKEALVAPLAIINKLSDHLSIVKTTIDAMLEARKVANTIEDSREKAIAYDEKVKSHFDTIRYNVDKLEQIVDDSVWPLPKFRELLFLK, from the coding sequence ATGAAAAGCTTAAGGACAAACGCATTAAAAGAGGCACAAACCAGAGTTTCACCAGAAGTTAAGGCTCCATCAACCAAAATTTCTGAGTTTTTTGGCTCAAACGTGTTCGATAAAAAGAAAATGAAAGATTTCTTATCCAAAGAAGTCTATGAAAAACTAATCTCAGCAATCGATCAGGGTGAATTAATTAATCAGGATGATGCCAATCAGATCGCTACAGCGATGAAACATTGGGCGATGTCTAAAGGAGTTACACACTATACGCACTGGTTTCAACCATTGACAGGTTCTACAGCTGAAAAACATGACTCTTTTTTCGAACCAACGATTGATGGTCCGGTAGAAAAATTTGCAGGCAGTGCTTTAGTACAACAAGAACCAGATGCATCAAGTTTCCCGAATGGTGGTATCAGAAATACTTTTGAAGCCAGAGGTTATACTGCATGGGATCCTTCTTCTCCAGCTTTCATTATGGAAAGTAAAGCAGGCAAGACTTTATGTATTCCAACCGTATTTGTAGCTTATACAGGTGAAGCGTTAGATTATAAAGCTCCTTTATTAAAAGCATTAAACGCATTAGACAAAGCAGCAGTTGACGTTTGTCAATATTTCGATAAAGGAATTGACAAAGTAACAGCATCTTTGGGTATTGAGCAGGAATATTTCCTGGTTGACCTTGCTTTATTTAACGCACGTCCGGATTTAGCTTTAACAGGCCGTACTTTATTTGGTCATATGTCCGCTAAAGGACAACAATTAGATGATCATTATTTCGGATCAATCCCTGAGCGTGTATTCACTTTCATGGTTGATTTTGAAAATGAAGCCTTCAAATTAGGTATTCCTTTAAAAACACGTCACAACGAGGTTGCACCACTGCAATTTGAATGTGCACCACTATACGAAGAAATTAACCTGGCTATCGATCACAATCAATTACTGATGGATCTGATGGAAAAAGTTGCACGCCGTCATAATTTCAAAGTGTTATTACATGAGAAACCATATGCAGGTATCAACGGTTCAGGTAAACATAATAACTGGTCATTAATTACAAATACAGGCAAAAACCTGTTAGCACCAGGTAAAACACCTAAAAACAACCTGATGTTCCTTGCTTTCTTTGTGAATACAATCAAAGCAGTACACGAACACGCAGATTTATTAAGAGCAAGTATCGCCTCAGTAAGTAATGATCACCGTTTAGGCGCTAACGAAGCACCACCGGCAATCATTTCGATCTTCTTAGGTCAGCAATTGAACGAAGTATTAGACGAAATCGAACACTCACGTATCAGCAAAAAAATCAAAGAAGATAACGCATTGTGGTTAGGTATTCCTAAAATCCCGCAAATCTTATTAGACAATACTGACCGTAACCGTACTTCACCATTTGCCTTTACAGGTAATAAATTTGAATTGCGTGCTGTAGGATCTTCAGCCAATTCATCAGCTCCGATGACTGTCCTGAACTCTATCATGGCAGATCAGCTGGTTAAGTTTAAAGTTGAGGTTGATAAACTGATCAAAAAAGGCGAGAAAAAAGATATCGCTCTTTTAACAGTTATCAAAAAATACATCAAAGAATCAAAAGATATTCGTTTTGAAGGAAACGGTTATAGTCAGGACTGGGAAGATGAAGCTGCTAAACGTGGATTAGCGAACATTAAGACTACTCCATTGGCATTAGATGCTTATATCTCTGAAAAATCAACTGAATTATTTGAAAGAGCAAACATCTTCACTAAACGTGAGCTGCATGCACGTCATGACATTCTTTTAGAAAGTTATTACAAAAAATTACAGATTGAAGCCAGAGTAATGGGTGAAGTTGCGAATACCCTGATTATTCCTGCCTGTATCTCTTATCAGAATACCCTATTAGAAAATGCGAAAAGCATTAAAGAATTAGGTTTACCAAAAGAAGCATTGGTTGCACCATTAGCAATCATCAACAAATTATCTGATCACTTGTCAATCGTAAAAACTACAATTGATGCGATGTTAGAAGCACGTAAAGTTGCCAATACCATTGAAGATTCAAGAGAAAAAGCTATCGCTTATGATGAGAAAGTTAAATCTCATTTTGATACTATCCGTTACAACGTTGACAAATTAGAGCAAATTGTAGACGATAGCGTTTGGCCATTACCAAAATTCAGAGAGTTGTTATTTTTAAAATAG